ACCACGCACAGGCAACTTATGATCCTTCCGACCGGTGCGATTCTCATCGACACGCCCGGCCTGCGGGAGATTCAACTTCTGGCCGATGAGAAATCCCTGGACCGATCCTTCGGGGATATCGACGAGTTGGCGGCTTCATGCCGTTTCCGGGATTGCTCGCATAATGGCGAGCCGGACTGCGCCGTGCAGGATGCTCTCGCGGAGGGCTTGCTGGAGATGGAGCGATACGAGAGCTGGCTGCGCCAATGCAAGGAAATCAGGTTTCATCAGCGAGAGCAGGACGTTCTGCTGAGGATTCAGGAAAAGAGGCGCTGGAAAACGATCCAGAAGACGGTGCGGGAGGTATATCGATGTAAAGGGAGATGATGAACGGACCAGCGTTCCGCCCCGGCGTATTGATCCGGGGCGGAACGTCAAAGCAGATTGGAGGCCAGGCGCATGGCCGAGTTGCGGAACGCGGCGAGTTTGGAGAGGGAGCGCAGTCGGGCCGGGGTGTATTCCTCGCAGGACTCCAGATCCTGCTCGAATATGGCGTCGTGGCGCCGGGCCAGGTCATCGTTCAGGAACCAGACCATCAATTCCTTATGCAGCTCCAGGCTGCGCATGTCGATGTTCATGGTCCCGATGCAGAGCAGGTTGCCGTCGATGGTCATGGTTTTGGCGTGCAGGAAGCCCTGCATGTAGTAATAGATCCGGCCGCCGGCCTCCAGGAGCGGACCGAAATAGGTCTGGGCCGCGTACCAGGCGGTGCGCTTGTCCGGCAGGCCGGTCATCATCAGGCGGACGTCCACCCCGGCCAGGGCCGCGTTGACCATGGTTTCGTAGATCTGTTCATCCGGCACGAAATAGGGCGACTGGATCCAGATGCGCTTGCGGGCGTGGCCCATGGCCAGCACGTGGGCCCGACGGGCGGTTTGCCATTTGTCCTCCACGCTGGTGGCCGTGACCTGAACCGGAACGCAGCTTTCGGGCATGGGGTACGACTCCGGGAAGAAGCGCGGAGAAAATAAATTTTCCCGGCTGGTCTCGGACCAGCGCAGGGCGAAGAGCTTCTGCAGTTCGGCCACCGCCGGACCGCAAAACCGGACATGGGTGTCCCGCCAGGACGGAAAGCGCCTTCCGCCGTCGATGTACTCCTGGCCCACGTTGATCCCGCCGGTGTATCCGCGCACCCCGTCGATGACCACGATCTTGCGGTGGTTGCGGTAGTTGGCTCTGTTGAGTTGTCTGACGTCGAAACGGACCTTGGCGCCCGCGGCGGCCAACCGGTTCAGTTCGGTCTTGCGGTAGGGCAGGTTGCCGATGAAGTCGTTGAGCATCCGCACTTCCACTCCGGACCGCAAACGTTCCATAAGGATGGCGCACAGTTCAGCGGTCAGTCGGTCCCGCTCCCAGATGAAGTACTGGATGTTGATGGTCTCTCTGGCCTGGGCCAGGTCTTCCTTCAGGAGCGCGAACTTCTCCGCGCCGCTGGGTAGGATGCGCACGTCGCAGGCTGGCAGGGGCGGGGTGGACTCGGTGCGCTCGATGAGCTGGACCAACCTCGTATAGCCTCGCTCCTCGGCCCAATTTCGCCCAGCGTCGGCCATGTCAGCGTACCGGTCGTACACTGCGCGCATGGTCGGGTCGGCCATGGCCCTGTGCCGTTCATGCAGTCCTCGCTGTTCAGCAATCTTGCGCCAGTTGCGGCCGAAAAAATAGTACAGAGCAAGGCCAAAAAGCGGCAGAAAGGAGAGCAGCACCAGCCAAGCCAGGGTTTTAGTCGGGTCTCGCTGGTCGTTGACCAGGACCACCAGCACCGCCAGCCAGTACAGAAAAAAAGCCGCAGCCAGCAGGGCGGGCCCGTTCTCCACGAATTGCCATTCCATTCAGGACTCCGGGGACTCGATTTCGGGACGGAAAAGATCAGCCAGGTGTTTTTGGCGAAAGTCAAAAATCGCGTTCAGCCTGCCTCGCGCCCAGAGCGCATGAACCATGTCCCCCAGTGGCCCCAGGGGCAAGGAGTAATGGACGATGTCGGACATCTCCACGCCTTGGAGGGTTTCCCGGAACAGGTGCTGGTGGTGCCAGAACCTGTAGGGCCCCATGCGCTGTTCGTCCACGAAGAAGCGGGGTTTGCGGACATGGGTGATTTCCGTGACCCAGCGCATATGAAGGCCGGGCAAAGGGCGGATGGAGTAGGTCAGAATTTGACCGGCGTACATGGTCGCTGGAGGCGGACAGGTCAGGCAAAAGCCCAGCCAGGCCGGGGTGATTCGACAGAGATTGGCCGGGTTGGAAAAGAAGGCCCAGGCGTGATCAAGGGAAAGCGGCAGGGTCTGGGTGCGGGTCAGGACGTGGAGCATGTGTTTGTATCGGGTTGTTGAGAAACTGAGTTTTTTCCACTAGGTCTGGGAGGCATCAAAGGACACGGAGAAATGGTTACTCCGTTATGTCATCGGCAACCCGAGATCAAGGAGGGCGGCGTGCGGCAGGAAGGTGAAGCGAATATTGATTCGGACACGGTTTTGTATCCGGTCGGGAAAACGGCTGCGACCGAGGCATGGAAGGACGAGGATGTGGAGTTCATCAAGATTTTTTTCACGGACCTGAATGGACGGCTTCGGGCCTTGACCATCAACCCGGAGTTTATGGACCAGATCGTGGAAAAAGGAGTGGGGTTTGACGGCAGTTCCATTGCCGGGATCACCACGGTGGACGACAGCGACCGGCTGTTGCTTCCCGTTCCGGAGAGCTACCGCGTGCTGGAGTTCAACAGTGAACGGATCGGTTTCTGTATCGCCAAGATTTCAAACCTGATGGGCGGGCGGTCTCTGTCCGACCCGCGGGCTGTTCTGGAACGGACCCTGGAGCGGGCCATGGAGGAATTCGGCGTCCGCTTTCAGGTGGCTCCGGAATACGAGTTTTTTCTCCTCAAAAGCGATGACTTCACTAAAAACATCCATTCGGACAAGGCAGGCTATTTTCACTCCGACCCCCATGACAAGGGCGGGTTCGTGCGCAACCAGATCATCCGCACCCTCAAGCGCTGCGGCATCCGCCACGAAAAAACCCATCACGAGGTCACGGCATCCCAGCACGAAATCAATCTGGAGCACACGGACGCCTTGTCCGCCGCGGACAGAACCCTGCTTTTCAACTACGTCGCGGAGCGGGTGGCCGCGGAACAGGGCATGCATATGACCCTGATGCCCAAGCCCTTTGACGGCCAGAACCGCAACGCCTTTCACCTGCATATCTCCATGTGGAATCAGGAAGGAGAAAACCTGTTCCACGACGCCCAAAGCGAGCACCGGCTGAGCAGCCAAGCTCGGCAATTCATCGCCGGAATTCTGAAGTACGCCCGCCAGACATCCATCATCATGGCCTCCACGTACAATTCCTACAAGGCCTATGTGGCGGAGCGGGAAGCGCCCATGGTGGTGGGTTGGGGGATCAAGAACCGGAGCTCCATGGTCCGTCTGCCCTACTGCGTCAGCCCGGAAAGCACCCGGCTGGAGCTACGCAGCCCGGATCCGTCCGGCAACGTGTACCTTCAGATGGCGGCTTTGATCGAAATGGGGCTTCAGGGGCTCCGGGAAGGAGAAGAGTGCGGACCGCCGGACATGGGCAGTGTCTATCGCAGTCTTTTCGATTGTCGGGTTTGGGACGAACGCTTCCTGCCCCGGAGCATGTATGAGGCCTTGGTGGAGGCGGAGCGCAGCGAATTCCTGCGCAACCTTCTGGGCGAGAGCATCTACAACCACTATCTGTGCTTGAAGATCGCCAGTTGGGAAGAGCACCGCACCCACGTTACGCCCCGTGAATTGGGAAATTATTTAAGCTGTTAGGTGATAGAGGGAGCCCCGAGGGGAAAAAAACGGGGGCCCGCGAGGGGAACATGGAAGCGAGACGCGGTCCGGGCCGGTGCTCCGGTCCGGACCGCATGACGGCTATTCCGGGATGTTCGGCCACTGGGTGGTTTTGCCCTGGTAGTTGCGCAGGGTGTATTCCTTTTCGTCCTTGCCCTGAATGTAGTAGTCGGGCATCAGCGGGATTTTGCCGATGTTCGTGGCGATGACGTACATGGGCTGGGCCAGGCCGGTGGTGTGGCCTCGAATGGCGTCCCGGATCAGCTCCGCGCCTTTTTCCACCGGGGTTCGGAAGTGGTCGATGCCCGGCGCGGGTTCGCAATAGAAGACGTAGTAGGGCCGGATGCGCACGGTGAGCAGCTTCTGGTGCAGCTCACGAAAGGTGGCCGGATCGTCGTTGATGCCCTTGAGTAGCACCGCCTGGTTGCCGACGTTCACCCCGCAGGTCAGCAGGTCGTAAACGGCCTGGGCGGTTTGTTCGGTGATTTCCTTGGGATGATTGCACTGGGTGTTGATCCAGATGGGCACCCGATGGCGTCCGGCAAGGACCTTTTTCAGCCCTTCGGTGACCCGTTGCGGCAGGACGATGGGGGTCCGCGTTCCGAAGCGGATCATCTGCAAGTGCGGCATTTCGCGTAGCTTGCGGATCAGGTAGTCCAGTTTCTCGTCTGAAAACAGGAAGGGATCACCCCCGGTGATCAACACGTCCCGCACTTCCGGGTGTTCCCGAATCCACGTTAACCCCTCCTCGACGTCGAAGCGCAGTTGCAGGTCCCTGTCCACGACCAGTTCCTTGCGGAAACAGTGCCGGCAGTAGATGGCGCAGGCATCGGAAACGGTGAAGGCAACCCGATCCACGTATTGTCTGGCGATGCAGTCCGGCCGAACTTCCGAGGTGTCCCTGTTTTCCTTCCAGATCAAATAATTGGGTACGCCGTAGGTGTTCTCTCGCTCCTGGATGCTGGGCACCACCTGTCTGCGAATCGGACAGTCGGGGTCGTCCCGGTCCATCAGCGCGGCGAAGTAGGGGGTTGTTCCCCAACGGGTCGGCATTTCCGTGATGGCCCGTTCTTCCCGATCCGTGACGTTGATGTAGGTCTTAAGTTTATCCAGCGTGTTGACGTGATTTCGCATCTGTTCCTGCCACAAATCCATGATGAACCTCCGCTCGATGCTCATTTTTCCGCGTTCCCGGTCGCTGGAGCGTTCCGGTCCGGAATGCAAAGGCCTCGTTGTGCCGAAAAAAGGATGCGGCATCAAGGGGGTTGCATTAATTTGTCGGAAGTTGCTCAAAAGCAGCCAAGTAGCTGCACTGAAGCGCTCCGCACGCCCCAGACTCACACTCTCCCCTGAAAAGGGACCCACTTTGGCTGGATAAGAAGATCGTTTACGTGAGCAGGGTCGCTTAAAACGGTCTTCATAAAAACGGGGGCTGGAGCCGTGCGCGGCTTCAGCCCCCGTTGGTTCCAGCGATGTTGGGCGCGCGACTTTGGCTGCTAGGCGAGGATTCGGGCGTCGTCGGTCAGGTAGGTCATGAATCGAGTCGGGGGGACCAGTAAGCCGTCAAGCCAACGCTCTGGCCAGGCCCGTTCTCCATGCATGGCCCCTAACAGGGCCCCGAGCACCGCGCCCCGGTGGCAGTTGTCACCGCCAAGGTTGGTGTTCACGATCAGGGCCTGCTCCGGATCGTCCTGATATTTCCAAGCCAGATAAAATGCCAGCGGAAGGGCTTGCTGGACGTAACAGGCCGTGCTGAAGACGTTGAGCGCCACGTCCACATCGTCGCGATCCGCCAGGTCCTCAAAGGGATGGTCGGTGAAAAAGCCCGGCTTTCCGGAAAGTTCCTGTTCCAGAGCTTGGCGGATGTCCATGCCGTCCAGAACGGATTGCAGGGTCAGGCTGAAAGCTGTGAAGGCATCGCTCATGAGCCGGCCGGGGTGGGTCAGTTCCAGGTGGCGTTGGCCGAGCAGGAGGCTTCTGTTCGGTTGGTCGTGGAAGAAAAGCAGGATCGGGATCGGCAGGCACAGTCCGCCGATGTGTTTCTCTTCCGGTGCGGTTGCCGCCATGCCTTTCTTGCGCACGACCCAGGCCTTGAAGAACTCCCTGTGACATTCCTCAATGTAGGTATCGTGATGTTTGCCGGGGGTGGTCATGAACGCGACATATTTGGCGAGATAGCGGTCAGGGTCGTAGTCCTCGGACTCCAGGAGGTGGTCCATGAGCAACCGGCTCAGCTTGATGTTCAGGGTGTTTTCACCGGCCTGCAAAAATTGATGGTAGTGTACGCCCCGTTCGCCCCAAAACATGGCTTGATTGTGCAGGATGTCCGCCTCCGGACCGGCCGGGCGGTAGCGGGAGCGCCAGAGGATGCTGTCCGGATGGGGATTCCGGGGCTGCTGGTAGTCCCGGACCAGACCGTAATCCTTGTGCAGGGAAAGTCGATCATAATACCAGTGCACCGGCATGGACAGGGCGTCGGCGATAAGGAATCCATAAACCGCACCGGAAAGGCGGGCGCTGATTTCCGGGGTATGTTTGAGCATGGCTGCATCCTTTTTTGAAGGGTGGCGGAGGTCTTCTTCCGGTCAGTAATAAGTCCTGATCAGCCATGGTCAATTGCTAATGAGAAAGGGTGGCGGGATTTCGTGCATAGTTCGAGCGATTTTGTTTGCCGAAAAAAAAAACGGCCCGGCGGATATCCGCCGGGCCGTTCAACGATAAAGAGAAAGCCTGTGCAATGCTTACGGTGGTTTATACGGCGACGGTATCCGCCTCCCGACCGGCCTCGGCCTCCAGGTCCACATCCGCGATCTTGGACAGGCCCAGCAGGATCGGGCTGGCGATGAAGATGGAGGAGAAGGTCCCGACACCGATGCCGATGAGCAGGGCCAGGGCGAAGTCGTGGATCACGCCGCCACCCAGCAAGACTAGGCAAAGCACGACCATCAGGGTGGTTCCGGAGGTGAGGATGGTTCTGCTCAGAGTCTGGTTGATGCTCAGGTTGATCACCTTGGGCAGGGTCATGTCCACCTTGTCTCGGATATTCTCCCGGATGCGGTCATAGACGATGATCGTATCGTTGAGGGAATAGCCGATGATGGTCAAAAAGGCGGCAATGATGGCCAGATCCAAATCCTTGTTCAGCAGGGAAAACATTCCCAGGGTGATGAACACGTCGTGGACCAGTGCGACCACGGCCCCCAGGGCGTAGGAGAGTTTGAGCTTCCAGCAAAGGCCGATGGTGATCAGCAGCGCGGCCACCACCAGCAGTTCCATGGGCAGGCCAAGCCAGCGCAAGGCCGCGATACCCCCGGTCAGGCCGGCGGCCATGATCACGGCCGGGAACCAGCGTTGTTCGAATCTGCCTGAGATGTAGATCGCGATCAGCAAAATGGCGTAGAAGAGCGCTTCCATGGCCTGGGCGCGGAGATCAGCGCCAACTCGTGGGCCGACCATTTCCAGGCGCTGGATATCGAATCCGATGCCAGCCAAATTCTGATCCAGATTGTTTTGGATATCCCGGCGGACCTCGTCGGAAACAAGATCCGAGGACGAGGTCCGCACGAGGAATTCATTGTCCTGGGCCGTGCCGAAGCGCTGGACCCCGAGACCGGGGAGGTCGGCACCTTGGAGGGCCTGCTGGACGCGGCTCAACTCCACCGGTTGGTCGAACTTGATCTGGATGATCATGCCGCCGGAAAAATCGATGCCCAGTTGGGGCCCGCCCTTGACGACCAGGGAAAGGAGGCCGGCCAGAATCAGCAATCCGGATATGAGGAAGGCCCCATACCGCATTTTCAAGAAGTTGATCCGGGTGTCCGGACGAATGATTTGCAGTCCCATGCTGTCACCTGTTCCTTATATGCTCAACGGCGTGCCGGGCTTGCGCCATTTCAGCCAGAAGTCGAAGAAGATCCGCGAGACGAAAATCGCGGTGAACATGGAGGCCAAAATACCCAGGGATAGGGTTACGGCAAAGCCTCTGATCGGTCCGGTGCCGAACTGGTACAGGACGATGGCCGCGATGATGGTGGTGATATTGGCGTCCAGGATGGCCTTCAGCGCACGCTTGTAGCCTTCGTCGATGGCGATGGCCGGAGTAAGGCCGCGTCGTATTTCTTCCCGAATGCGCTCGAAGATGAGCACGTTGGCGTCCACGGCGATACCAATGGTCAGGATGATGCCCGCGATGCCGGGCAGGGTCAGCGTGGCCCCGAAAGCCGCCAAGCCGGCCATGACCAGCAGAATGTTCAAACACAGGACCGCGTTGGCCACGATGCCGGACATGCTGTAATAGACAAGCATGAAGATAAGGATCAGCGCCCCGCCGATCAGGGCCGCTTGCAGGCCGCGCTCGATGGATTCCCGACCCAGGGAAGGGCCAACGGTGCGCTCTTCCATTATGTGCACGGGAGCGGGCAGGGCCCCGGCCCGGAGCACCAGGGCCAAGTCCGTGGCTTCCTCGGTAGTGAAGCGCCCGGTGATGCTGGCCCGCCCTCCGGCGATGCGTTCCTGGATCACCGGCGCGGAATGGACGTTGCCGTCCAGGACGATGGCCAGCCGGCGTCCGGTGTTCTCTCCGGTGATCCGCTCGAACAGCCTGGATCCTCGCGCATTGAAGTTCAGTCCGACGTAGGCCTGGTTGAACTGATCAAAGCTGACCCGGGCGTCGGTGATGAATTCCCCGGTCATCAGGGTGTCCCGCTTGATGACGATGGGGGTTTGAGAAACCGAACCGTCCGGGTTGCGGGTATGCATGGAGGCCAGTTCCGCGTCCGGGGGCAAAATACCGCGCAGTGCGCGGTCGATGTCCGCCTGGTCGTCCACCAGCTTGAATTCCAGGTGCGCGGTTTGTCCGATGATGGCCACGGCCCGTTCCGGATCCTGAAGGCCGGGAAGTTGGACCTGAATCCGTCCTTCGGCTTGGCGGCGGATGTCCGGTTCAGCCACGCCGAACTGGTCGATGCGGTTACGGATGGTCTTGATGGCCTGCTCCACGAGCAGATCCTCGACATGGGCCCGGTATGCCTGGGTCATGCCCACAGTGTAGCGAACCTGCCCCGCCTCCTGCGTCTCCTTGGAAAGAATCTGCAAGTTATCGAAGCGGTTGCGGAGCAGTCGCTCCAACTGGTCCTGCTGCGCACCGCGGGCCAACGTGAACTCCAATTTAACGTCGTTCACCACCTGCGGCCGAAGGATGAAAATGTCGTCATCCTGGGCCTCTGAGCGGATGTCCTGCCCGAACTGGGCCATGGTGTTGGCCACGCCTCTGGGGATGTCCACGCCCAGCGTCAAATGCATCCCTCCCCGCAGGTCCAGGCCGAGCCGGATCTCGCTTTCCGGCAGGACTTTTCCCAAGAACGTGCCCTGGAGGTTGGTCAGGGCGGGCAAAGCATACAGGCCGCCCAACAAGAGGCCGATCAAGGCCAGGGCGATCCGTATTCGCAAGCTCATCTTCATGGTTGTTCCTCAGAGTGATTCCAAGCAGGCAGGCAAGCGTTCCCGGCGTGGAAAGCGCGCGGAATGGTCCGGCGCGTCGCCGCGGAGACGCTCTCTACGAGTTGTAGGGAAGTGTTATTTGGGGTCCCGACTGACAGGTTTGACGTCCGACTCCGCAAGGCCGGCGATGTAGTTGCGGTTGGCCTGGATCTTGACGTTGTCGGCGATTTCAAGGGTCAGCACGTCATCGTTGATGGAATGGATGCGTCCGTAAAGACCTCCGGCGGTCAGGACGCGGTCGCCTTTCTTGAGGTTGGAGAGGACTTCGCGGTGCTGTTTGGCTTTTTTCTGTTGAGGACGGATCAGCAAAAAATAAAAGATCGCGAACATGACGATCAACGGAACGAACGCGGTGATCGGATTGCCTTGAGCTTCGGCCCCGGAGGCCCCCATGGCATAGGCCAGGCTTGGTTCAAAAATCATCGTGCACTCCTTAAATGTTCTTGATGTGGATAAATCTCTTCCAGGCTTTCCAGTGAGGCTTTTTCGCGCGGACCAGTCGTTGAATTGGTTTGCCGCGTGCCTGAACGGGCAAATTCCTACATGACATCATGGCGGATGTACAGGGTTTTTGTTTCGCGTGGAAACACGACTCGTTCAAAGATGCGTCGATCGATCGTGAACGCGAACGCGCCTCGGTGGACTTTGCTACAATAATGTAAAGGTTGGTCGAGGTCATCTCCCGTCATGTCGGAGATGCGCGTAAGAAAATTTTGTTGCTCGCGTCAGGTGTATAATGTCAGTCTGTCTGGAAATGCCGTGCTGGGAGAAAGGCTTCAGGTGTCTTCCTCGGTCTTTGCGATCCAGGAAGGAGCTAAAAATACAAAAACGTCATGTTTGGCCTGTGGGCGGTTGTGGAGTGCATGTAAAATTACAAAAATGTTGCGCACGAGGCGTGGCTGAACGCGGGTAATCAGGAGAATTTGTTTTATTTCAGCGTAATAAAGATATTGGTCCGCGCTTTGCTTTGCCTCCGAACATGGCGAGTTCAGTGACTGTTTACTGAGTTTGCTTTTTGCATGTGTCATGCGGTTTTTGTAAATTTTTATCATACGTAAGGGAGGCACTTGATTATGAAATGGATCACAGCAGTCATCAAGCCGTTCAAGCTGGACGATGTCCGGACCGCGCTCATGGAAATCGGCGTTCAGGGGTTGACCGTGACCGAGGTCAAAGGGTTCGGGCGACAGAAGGGGCACACGGAAGTGTATCGCGGGGCGGAGTATGTCGTGGACTTCCGGCCAAAGCTCAAGTTGGAGGCGGCGATCGCCGACGATCAACTGGACAAGGTGATTCAGGCCATTCAGAAAGCCGCCCATACCGGAAAAATAGGCGACGGCAAGGTTTTTGTCTTTGACCTGGAAAAGTGCTTGCGGATTCGGACCGGGGAAACCGGAACGGAAGCCCTGTAATCAGTAGAAGCGGGAATCGATTCGTCGTTACGTAACGCTTTCGCTATAAGTGGAGGGAATATACCGTGGAAATGTTGCTTGAAGTCAGTTACGCCCTGGATACCTTTTATTTCCTGATGTCCGGGATGTTGGTCATGTGGATGGCCGCCGGGTTCACCATGCTGGAGTCCGGACTGGTCCGCTCCAAAAATACCGTGGAAATCTTGACCAAAAACATCGGCCTCTATTCCATCGCCTGCATCATGTACATGCTTGTGGGCTACAACATCATGTATGGAGACTCTTCCAGTTCGATCATCCCCGGCCTGAGTTTTCTGGTCGGCGGTGACAACTCCGTCGCCGATGTCGTCGCTGGTGGCGAGGACGCTCCATATTATTCGAACATCGCCGACTTTTTCTTTCAGGTCGTTTTCGTGGCCACGGCCATGTCGATCATTTCCGGCGCCGTGGCTGAGCGGATGAAGCTCTGGTCGTTCTTCGTCTTCGCCGTGGTCCTGACTGGCTTCATTTATCCCATTCAGGGTTACTGGAGCTGGGGCGGAGGCTTTCTCGACGGCCTGGGATACTCGGATTACGCCGGGTCAGGTATCGTGC
This region of Desulfonatronum thiodismutans genomic DNA includes:
- the cls gene encoding cardiolipin synthase, whose protein sequence is MEWQFVENGPALLAAAFFLYWLAVLVVLVNDQRDPTKTLAWLVLLSFLPLFGLALYYFFGRNWRKIAEQRGLHERHRAMADPTMRAVYDRYADMADAGRNWAEERGYTRLVQLIERTESTPPLPACDVRILPSGAEKFALLKEDLAQARETINIQYFIWERDRLTAELCAILMERLRSGVEVRMLNDFIGNLPYRKTELNRLAAAGAKVRFDVRQLNRANYRNHRKIVVIDGVRGYTGGINVGQEYIDGGRRFPSWRDTHVRFCGPAVAELQKLFALRWSETSRENLFSPRFFPESYPMPESCVPVQVTATSVEDKWQTARRAHVLAMGHARKRIWIQSPYFVPDEQIYETMVNAALAGVDVRLMMTGLPDKRTAWYAAQTYFGPLLEAGGRIYYYMQGFLHAKTMTIDGNLLCIGTMNIDMRSLELHKELMVWFLNDDLARRHDAIFEQDLESCEEYTPARLRSLSKLAAFRNSAMRLASNLL
- a CDS encoding SRPBCC family protein gives rise to the protein MLHVLTRTQTLPLSLDHAWAFFSNPANLCRITPAWLGFCLTCPPPATMYAGQILTYSIRPLPGLHMRWVTEITHVRKPRFFVDEQRMGPYRFWHHQHLFRETLQGVEMSDIVHYSLPLGPLGDMVHALWARGRLNAIFDFRQKHLADLFRPEIESPES
- a CDS encoding glutamine synthetase family protein: MVTPLCHRQPEIKEGGVRQEGEANIDSDTVLYPVGKTAATEAWKDEDVEFIKIFFTDLNGRLRALTINPEFMDQIVEKGVGFDGSSIAGITTVDDSDRLLLPVPESYRVLEFNSERIGFCIAKISNLMGGRSLSDPRAVLERTLERAMEEFGVRFQVAPEYEFFLLKSDDFTKNIHSDKAGYFHSDPHDKGGFVRNQIIRTLKRCGIRHEKTHHEVTASQHEINLEHTDALSAADRTLLFNYVAERVAAEQGMHMTLMPKPFDGQNRNAFHLHISMWNQEGENLFHDAQSEHRLSSQARQFIAGILKYARQTSIIMASTYNSYKAYVAEREAPMVVGWGIKNRSSMVRLPYCVSPESTRLELRSPDPSGNVYLQMAALIEMGLQGLREGEECGPPDMGSVYRSLFDCRVWDERFLPRSMYEALVEAERSEFLRNLLGESIYNHYLCLKIASWEEHRTHVTPRELGNYLSC
- a CDS encoding KamA family radical SAM protein → MDLWQEQMRNHVNTLDKLKTYINVTDREERAITEMPTRWGTTPYFAALMDRDDPDCPIRRQVVPSIQERENTYGVPNYLIWKENRDTSEVRPDCIARQYVDRVAFTVSDACAIYCRHCFRKELVVDRDLQLRFDVEEGLTWIREHPEVRDVLITGGDPFLFSDEKLDYLIRKLREMPHLQMIRFGTRTPIVLPQRVTEGLKKVLAGRHRVPIWINTQCNHPKEITEQTAQAVYDLLTCGVNVGNQAVLLKGINDDPATFRELHQKLLTVRIRPYYVFYCEPAPGIDHFRTPVEKGAELIRDAIRGHTTGLAQPMYVIATNIGKIPLMPDYYIQGKDEKEYTLRNYQGKTTQWPNIPE
- a CDS encoding ADP-ribosylglycohydrolase family protein — protein: MLKHTPEISARLSGAVYGFLIADALSMPVHWYYDRLSLHKDYGLVRDYQQPRNPHPDSILWRSRYRPAGPEADILHNQAMFWGERGVHYHQFLQAGENTLNIKLSRLLMDHLLESEDYDPDRYLAKYVAFMTTPGKHHDTYIEECHREFFKAWVVRKKGMAATAPEEKHIGGLCLPIPILLFFHDQPNRSLLLGQRHLELTHPGRLMSDAFTAFSLTLQSVLDGMDIRQALEQELSGKPGFFTDHPFEDLADRDDVDVALNVFSTACYVQQALPLAFYLAWKYQDDPEQALIVNTNLGGDNCHRGAVLGALLGAMHGERAWPERWLDGLLVPPTRFMTYLTDDARILA
- the secF gene encoding protein translocase subunit SecF encodes the protein MGLQIIRPDTRINFLKMRYGAFLISGLLILAGLLSLVVKGGPQLGIDFSGGMIIQIKFDQPVELSRVQQALQGADLPGLGVQRFGTAQDNEFLVRTSSSDLVSDEVRRDIQNNLDQNLAGIGFDIQRLEMVGPRVGADLRAQAMEALFYAILLIAIYISGRFEQRWFPAVIMAAGLTGGIAALRWLGLPMELLVVAALLITIGLCWKLKLSYALGAVVALVHDVFITLGMFSLLNKDLDLAIIAAFLTIIGYSLNDTIIVYDRIRENIRDKVDMTLPKVINLSINQTLSRTILTSGTTLMVVLCLVLLGGGVIHDFALALLIGIGVGTFSSIFIASPILLGLSKIADVDLEAEAGREADTVAV
- the secD gene encoding protein translocase subunit SecD; translated protein: MKMSLRIRIALALIGLLLGGLYALPALTNLQGTFLGKVLPESEIRLGLDLRGGMHLTLGVDIPRGVANTMAQFGQDIRSEAQDDDIFILRPQVVNDVKLEFTLARGAQQDQLERLLRNRFDNLQILSKETQEAGQVRYTVGMTQAYRAHVEDLLVEQAIKTIRNRIDQFGVAEPDIRRQAEGRIQVQLPGLQDPERAVAIIGQTAHLEFKLVDDQADIDRALRGILPPDAELASMHTRNPDGSVSQTPIVIKRDTLMTGEFITDARVSFDQFNQAYVGLNFNARGSRLFERITGENTGRRLAIVLDGNVHSAPVIQERIAGGRASITGRFTTEEATDLALVLRAGALPAPVHIMEERTVGPSLGRESIERGLQAALIGGALILIFMLVYYSMSGIVANAVLCLNILLVMAGLAAFGATLTLPGIAGIILTIGIAVDANVLIFERIREEIRRGLTPAIAIDEGYKRALKAILDANITTIIAAIVLYQFGTGPIRGFAVTLSLGILASMFTAIFVSRIFFDFWLKWRKPGTPLSI
- the yajC gene encoding preprotein translocase subunit YajC, which produces MIFEPSLAYAMGASGAEAQGNPITAFVPLIVMFAIFYFLLIRPQQKKAKQHREVLSNLKKGDRVLTAGGLYGRIHSINDDVLTLEIADNVKIQANRNYIAGLAESDVKPVSRDPK
- a CDS encoding P-II family nitrogen regulator, whose product is MKWITAVIKPFKLDDVRTALMEIGVQGLTVTEVKGFGRQKGHTEVYRGAEYVVDFRPKLKLEAAIADDQLDKVIQAIQKAAHTGKIGDGKVFVFDLEKCLRIRTGETGTEAL